The DNA region ccatttcccaacaaaatcaacattaaaacattctaactttttcactttttatatcacatcattcactttttattattattcaaataaaaaaatcactacaaaacaaaaactttttacttttccataccacttttttacttttttaaaccaaacattcttactttttctttttttctttcatatcaaCAACAGTGTTTAAGCCAACTCCGAAAAGACAGATAAGGTCTCCGGAGAGACAGATAAAGCCTCAAGAGAGGCATGGGAAGCTAGAGAGAACTCTAGCAAGCTTTGGACCTCCAGGGAGGCAGAAAAAGAGGGGAATAGGAAGGATaggagagggggagagagatggGTGGGTGAGGAGGAGAAGGTAGGAAGCATGAAGTTGCTTCCCACCTCCCATGGCAGCCAATGGAGAAGTTTCTGAGAAGGgttttcagagagagagagagggattttTTTGTCGAGGATGGGTTTTTTCATATACAATTCCTGTGTTTGTTTTAGAGAGAGAGTTTTAAATGAACTCAAACAAGCTTATACAAGTTTCGTTTGCGAGTCTAAATCGAGCAAAACCGAACTTATACGAATTTGGCTCATTTAACTTTCAAACCGAAATTATTATTCAACTCATTTATTAGATAAACCAAGCTCGAGTCAAGCTTACCCAAGCTAAGCTTAAGCTATGTATGAACAATACAGTTCATTACACCCTTAGACTTTGGTACATTTTGCCAAATGAATAGCCTTTGAGTTGCATATCAAAGAAACCAGCTTGAATGAAAATCTAGTACaaagtgaaaaaagaagaaaccctaaaaaaaacttacataaTTTTGCCTTACAAAAGAATGTATTGTAAAATTTTAACTAGTGACATCATAatgaagttttaattttaaagcaacaaaaaaaaaaaaaaaaaaaggcaaagttGTTAGACGAAAATACTCACTAAATGAATTGCTGGATTCGCTCGGATGGTTCAAACCCTCTTCTGAACATCTCTTCTACCCACCTCTTAGCCTGAGCTCTCCTCCCATGTTTAAAAAAGCCATGCACTAAGGTTTCATAAGTCCATTGATTAGGTTCATACCCTCTCTGACACATTCGATCGAACAACTCACAGGCAAGGTCCATCTCCCTCATGCTTAGCCTTCTCAACAACATGTTGTATGTGTATATGTCAAGCGGGAAGCACTTCTCAATCACTTCTTCCAAGTTGTCAATGTCTTGGCTAACTCTAACTTGGCCAGAAAATGCACCAATCAGCAGCCCAAGAATTGAAGTACGAGAAGATTTATCACTCTGCAACTCCCTCCAACGAGCCCAAGTGTCATAAAGCTCTCGGCTCTTCAAAGAGTGCAGCAAGAGTACATTGCCGATAAAAGAAGTTATCTGACGCCCAACTTTCTCCAATTCATCAATAAGACTTATCACCGTATCATACTCTCCACTTGAGCACAACAGCTTTATGAGATACTCGTAAGATTCGGTGCTTGGAACCACGCCATTGTCCCTCGTTTCCCTCATGAAATCCAATGCAATATTCAACTTGTTCATTTTGCAGAGACCAACAATCATGGAATTGGTTAGTTTTCTCCCAATGTTTCTTCTCTGGCGCAAATCagtaaagaaattcaaagcaTCGGAAATTCTTTCGCTCCTTAAATAACTCTGCAGCATAAGAATGTCAGAACTCAGATTGGGCTTAATCCCACTTCTCCGCATCATCTCAAATACTTCTCTAGCCAGCTCAGGCTTTTTGGCATGCCCAGCTCCATCAATAAAGAAGTTGTAAATCCGGCAATCGGGTTCATGTTGAGACAACTGCATCTCCAACAATTTAATAAACTGCTTTTCCGGATTATCCATATCACACAGACAACGAATAACAGCTCTGAACAAGGCTCGAGTCGGAGCGTGACCCTTTTCTTGCATCTCAATTAGAAGCCTAGCTGCAATGTCTCCCCTGTTCGACTTGTTAAAACTGTGTATCAAGTTAAAGTAAGTATTCCTTTTACTAACTTTATTTATTCTGTTGAGCTCCCCATGTATCAAATACCCATCTTCTACCCTCCTAGCCCTACATAAAGCAGATATAAACTTATCGTATGTGGAAGTGCTTGGCATAAAATTCTTCCCCAAGGCAACAAGGACCAAGTCCTTCATCTTATCAACCTTTCCTTGTCTGCACAAAGCATCTGCAAGTATAGAAAACGTTCTTCTAACAGGGAAATAACCTTGGTCAATAGAATTCTTCAACACAGAAAAGGCTTCATCAATGCTTCCATTACCACACAGAGTATTTATCAAATAGTTATAAGCCATCCTATTAGGAGAGAGGGCGAATTCAGACCTCAAATTGTACACCTTAAGCGCAACATCCACCATCCCAGctttacaaaaaaaacacaatgcaGCATTCATGGTGACCTTGTCAGGGCATATCTCACCCTCCTTCATTTCCATCAGCAAATCGAAAACCTCCTCAAGCCGGTTCTCCCTCAAAAGCCGACATATCAAAACATTGTACCGGAAAACTTCAGGAACATACCCTTCCAATGACTTCTTCTTCCGCAGGAAGTCCAAAGCTTCACTCAACCTCCCAGCCTGAGCAAGATCCCTTATCCACACTCCATAAGCTTGCTCCATTGGCACCATCCCCAACTCCTGAAACTCCTCCACCAACTTCCCTGCTTTCTCGAACATATTATTCTTACAAAATGCATCCACGAGCACGCTCACTACATGGCCATTTGTGTCCCGCCCTTGACTCACCAACCCACGAAAGAAAGCCTCAGCCTTGTCTAACCGATTCTGCTTCCAGTAACACTTGATCGTAATCGAATGCGTAATCTCATTCTCGAAACCCCTCATCTGAATCTGCTTAAGAATGACCTCAACCGCGTCGAAACATCTCTCCTCCACCAAAGCATTCAAAAGCACGTGATAAGCAAAAGAATCCAAGTCAAGACCTTGAAACCGCATTTTACCAAACAGTTGGAGCGCAACCTCGGGCTTTCCCGCAACAGCATAACCCATCACCAGAGTGTCGTGGAAACGAACCCTGTGAAGGTAGCGCTGCCTCCTGTAGTTGTCGAGGAAGTCCAGCATGAGGGACATGAGCTCAGCCTTGGAGAGGATCTTCAAGATGGCGTTGAAGGTGGCGCGGGTGTGGTGGAAGCCAGGCTGGCGGCCCGCCCAGTCGAAGAACTTGAGGCAGGCGAGCACGTCTTTGCCGTAGCTCAGAACCTCCAACACGAGTTCCTCGGAGAGGCGCGGCGCGAGGTGGGAGAGAGCGAGGTCGGCGGCGCGGCGCGAGGCCCAGTCGTCGTCGACCTCGGTGCCTAAGATGGCAAAGATTTGATCCAAATGGGCGTTGTTGCGTTGCTTGAACCAGTCCTTGAAGGAGGAAACCAAAAGATCGGAGGAAGAACGTATGAACGTGTTGCTGCTGGTCGAGGTCGAGGAAAACGATGCTGCGTAGTAATACAAGTGGGGATGGAGGGACAAGGAAGAGGATGTTGGAGAGGTGGAGATTAGGATGAGAATTGGAGAGAGCAAGGCTCTAGATTTTGCTACATGTTTCAGTGAAGGCATTATTGGGGATTTCGGATTTGGATTGAGATTTCGAACCAGGAAGTTGTAGAGGAATTggtattattgttattattattattattattaatttttgttgttgttgttaataaataataagCTTGGTTTGCTTGATCGTCTTCTTCCTCATGAGGcgcagaggaagaagaagaagacagtGATCCTGATACTGATGACAACCAGATGGGCATCCAAAATGTGATGAAATATGGTCAGAGGGGAGGAAGACACACACGATTATGAACAATCACGCACGGGCGGCGATTTGGGTTTAGTGTCGGGATGACGAGAATagctaaattttaatttgatttatttaattaaataggttgaattttttttcttttttttttaatttgttgattttgtgttagattttattttaacgACTTTTCATTGATACAACACGACCTGTGAACCCAACAAAAGTTATAGGGTTTGGGTTTGATCTTAAACATATATGGGTTATAATCGGGTCAACTCGTTTATAACCCGTTTATTGTTGTTTATGGCAAGTCAACCCGCTTCACCCGTGGATGACCTATCTaacctgttaaaaaaaataattgagaaaaGACAACCCTAAAGCCTAACATGGCTCAAAAGCCTATCAAACTATACTAATAGGACTTCGATGCCTGATTTAGTAATTGCTAGAAAAAATGTTAGATTATGCTATAAAGCTTATTTACCTGGAGATCAATCATTCCTTCATATATATAGCTTTCTCTGGCTCTTCTACCACATGGACCTAGGGGCCCAAAATCCTCCTCTCTTCCTGTGTTGGACGTCCCATCCTTCGACTGCTCATCACTTGCCTGTCCTTTCAAAAGTTTTCGAAAACCTTTCGACCAATGTCGCCAGGTGACGTGAATTGCGTCACTCAAGTAGCATGTGCGCCATACAATGTGACACATTAATTTCAAATCATTGTCCTGGGAAGACGAGCTAATTTGACGGTTTATAGCAATAAGTCGAGAGCTCACCATTAAATCTCATTCAATGCATACCATCACCCAAACAAGTGTACCTAGAGATTTGTAATATTCCAAGTCCCTTTGGTTCCCCAACTTCGAAAGGCCTGTCTAGCAGCATTGCACGCCTATTTGATGATCAATCACACCTAGCCCCATAATAAAGTGGTGACATTCTAGCAGTAGTGATAATGGAGACGCCGGCGTGAGTGAACAGTCACTCACGCCagtttattataatataaatattattaaaaaaattatattacagTCACTCACGCCGGTGTCTCCATTATCACTACTCGACATTCTAGTGGCCTGTCAGTTGGTGGTGAGCCATGCTCATCCAACAGAACAATGTTCCCATGAAGCGTAGTGTCTCATTAGGGATAAATGAATGGCCACCAAGAACATAAGTGAAATTCCCACCATTCGATTAGAAAAGGCATGTTATCCTACAAGCCTATAACGGCCTATCAACCTTCAAGATGGACAAAATGCCCCATCACAGGTGGATCACCGACCGACGAAATCTCTACTGATAAATAACCTCTCAAGAAGTTCATTGGCCAACGAATTCCCAACTCACCATAACCCTTAAAGAGATTCATAAACAAACTGTCTGGAGACCATCAGTTACCTATCTAATAGATATATGGTACGAAGATCATAGAAGGAAAAGGTATCCCCTCATTAACAACCATACTTATTTGAACTTAATCCTATGAAGAAATGATCGACTCTATAAGGAAATAATTCGTCTCGACATCTCCAGAAGTAGAGGCATTCATGAGAATATACCACCTTCCACGATTGATTGCTATATTAGACCTACTTGCCTTACCCACAACTATCATATAAGGTGACAAACCCTAGGCTAGGGTATGCTcacttctctcattttcttgtttcCTGCGCTCCAAGAAACCCTGCCTAAACTgatgtgtgtatatatagatatacacctctttctattaaaaaaaaaaaccccactcTTCTTCCTCTCATTTTTCAAATGTAAAGGGTTAGCTTCTCTCTCCTCTTATGCAGAACATTATCAACAACTCTCTGCAGCTTGGCCTCTCTCTCTTGTCGCCTAAGCTCTCAGATCTCCTACCAGATGACATCTTCCAAAGCTTCAGATTTATGGAACATTTGTGCTTTACTGTGAATAAATTGAAAACTTGCTCGGAAAAAGCAAGAAACCATTAAGTATGGATCTTCTAATATCTTGTCAACGAGGTATGGAGGAATAAATGATAAGAATAATACAATGCTGTTTTACATAATAAGAATAATACAATGCTGATCTGAGAAATTGCAAAGAACAAAAAGGCAGATCCTTCATTTGGTTCCAAATCTTTTTTACTCAACAAACCAGAGTACCAATCAAATCGTTTCGCTCTTATCTATATTTTGGATGAGGTCCTCTATctcctctctttcttcctctcttcccCAAGAGAGATTCCCAAATCTCTTTCAAATTCTCCCATGTATAAACATTGCTAACATGTTTCATTCTACAGCCTAAGTGAGGAAGACGAGCACAAATAAGATGATAAACAGAACCACCAAAAATAATATCAACATAATCTGGCCCTTCACACCAGCCTTCTTCATGACCATAGCAACCTTTTTCTGCAaggaaagattaaaattaacatttcaCCTCGTGCTACATATTAGTAAATTAAAGTAACAAAGTTCATTTGAACTTGTTTTTCTTGGACGTTGAGTAGCTCAACTCCTGAATTTTAGATCACTGGTAAGAAGCCCTATTCAACAAAGATCCGAAATAAACCTAGTTGAGACTTATTGCAGAGGCTCACCTGAACAAAATCGAGACGATTTGATGTACTGTCCATTTCCATACCCAATTCATCTATAATTTTCTCCTGGGGCACCCAAAGATTACATTATAGTCTAACAAATCAGCAAAAATGACCCAACAATGaagtttgacaaaaaaaaagttgacttGCAGATACAATCATACAAGTGtcacaaatgcaacaaaatGCTTAAATTGCGGCCACTGTTATCTTTTTTAGAATTGTGGTAGAGGTATTATCAAGAACATTAAAAAAGCCTTACATGTGCAAGGAGCTCttcatgtatagtaagcccaacACCCCCGATTCTCTCCACGCTGGCACTAAGTTCATCTAACTCTTCATCCTGCTGCCTACAATCACCAATTGACAAACATACATAATAAAGAACAAACAAGATACAGAAAAAAGCTATGtttctcaccaaaaaaaaaaacaccaagagGTTTCTGATTAACATGGAGTAAACCTCGTCTAATCTACTATGTAACACGGGAACCCCTGTCTTGCCTTTTCTAATCCTATAAGCATAGCTTTACCAAAAATCTTGCTTGACTAAGCAAGTTTAGAAACaccaattaaaaatattattaatctttagtttaagagaataaatatatagtaaaaatGCTCAAAATCATGAAAATAGTAAACGATAAATATAGCATTGCGAAACCAAATAAATCACCTACAATGAAAGTAAAAATGTTAGAAACAAACCCTTCTTTAAAAGGGTCTAAGGTGTAAGTTAGATAAGCAATATGTTGATTCTCTTCTCTAGCAACTGGCTCAATGTGCTAGCATCATGCTTGTCAGTAGTAAGGATTATAGTAGTCATCACAATAAAATGTTGCacactaattattttaataaaaattagtaatttGTTACAAAACTTGATTCattccaaaaattatttttattggtaATATACACAAACCTACTGCAGTTTTATTGACAGAGAGTTATTTTAGTTAAAGTGAGAACGGAGCATAGTAGTCATCACAATTAAATGTCACAAACTAATTATTTCGATTAACATCGGTATTCAATTCaactaaaaacttaaacttcCAATATTTTTTCTAGTGATACTTTACACAAACCCACAATGGGTCTTGAAACCAAGACCTCACCATCCACCTTGTTCTTACTGGCGGAGGAGATgccattttcttattttttattccagTGATGAGGCCAACATTATcaaaaaatccaattccaaaATCAGAAGAGAAAAGTCGGAGATTGCAAAAAGCttcttaatatttcaaaaatcctGAGGGAAGTCAGAGATTTCTTTGTCTGCCTAGTCAAATTATAATACTAGATAATATTTACGGAATTCGAtctattcttaaaaaataataaacatataaCATGCAGATTCAATTTTAGCTGATAAATGAACAGGCCAACATAGATAATAGTTCAACTAATAAAATCCACACAGTTCAAAGGATAGGAGAGGTAGATATTAAGCTAAATATGTTGCATGTCTGTGTGtggaaggaaaaagaacaaagcAATAGAGCTACTTTATCAGAAGCAGCTGTCTATCTGACTCTGATGATATGAGGTCATCATTGTCTTGGGCAGCGTAGTGGTTAGATCTATCTGTCTGGTGAGAACCCGGCATCCTCATTAGTTCTCGGCGCATTCCACTCATACTAGCAGTGCCAGTCCCATTCAACTCCTTTCCCGCTTCTACTGCTCTCTTTACGGCACCCACCTATTATAGTCCAGTCATTTAGCCACCACGCACATACACACCAATGCCAAAAGCTTGCAATGTAATACAGAGTATAATTCAAGCTATACTttcagttttaaaaaattaaattaattttttaaaattaaaaaaaaaaaagtggtaacATACacgatgttaaaaaaaatacacaaatttATAAGTTAAATCAACCTGAGTACGAGCAGTGCTGGTCCATCTTCTTCGTTTTTCAAGTTCCACTTCATCAATGCCATACCAAGATGGATCTCTAGCTGCTACAGAAATTGTTTTGTCCAATTCATCCACCTTCCTATCAAGAAAGCAGGCTTTCAGTAGTTGCATACTGAGGTTAATTCATCGAACTAAGTCCAAAAACTCATCTAGCAAGCTTCATTGTCAGAGACTCAGTATAGGATCTTTGATTACTATTGAAATAGCAAGGTCTCAATGCAGGATGAGATCACatcaataaaaacaagaaaatgtatttaacTTTAAATCACATGATAGACACCTATGGTTAATCTTTCCCATAATGTATTATAAGaggtaaaattagttttaagttAAGCATGGTATTTCCAAATGTACCTGCCACACAATGCTCTCACAACCAGAAAGCAGCTCCTTTGTGAGATGTACTTGCTCTCCAGTATCAGAAGAAATACGCTCCCATTGGTGAAAAGTAGATTGCAACTTATCAATCTGAACAGGAAGATAATCAAATGGTCAGACACTCAATATATATTACGTAACTCCTAATGCCACCATCAGCAGagtccaaacaaaaaaaaagacataaaacaaaaaccaaaagctTTTCTAAACGAAGTCATGGATGTCATGTCAGTCAGCAGAAATGCAACTGTGcttcgtgtgtgtgtgtgagtgagagagagagagattcatgttgcaacacatgttttttcttctctaaaagTGCCCCAGATTCCCAACAATTTCAATTAGCCCGAAACAATTATGGTACAATTATATCATCCCAATGAAGCCCTGACCGATATTTTAGCTAGGAAACAGCCAAAGGTTGataaaattaaatcatttgCAAGGGAATAGAGAAGATAATTGAGAAAGCTAATCACTCTTTTAATTAACTAAAGCTAATCACTCTTTTAATTAACTAAAGCTAATCAGTGTTTTAATTAACCGCACATCATCCTCAACCATACAACCAAAGCAGCCTAAAAATCAATACAACAGCACCTTGATCACTCTCAATCCCAAAATATCCAGATACAGCAGCAGCCATAGCCTGGAACCACCCAGTTAGGAACCCCAGGAATAAGGGTTTGGCATTGTGCCAGTTAAGATCCCCACCTTACTTCAGAAGCTGATTTGGTCCGGGGTAATTGTTTGGGCCTTAGTCGTTATGACATAGTCTTCTTATATTAAGGTTACATATGTAAGAGCAGAATTTATGCCATCTCCTTACAGAACCAAATGCAACATCATCAGAATTAAGGACtcgggaaaattacagtttaccccctcaaagttgacagcgtttttcaatttgaacatcaaagtttcaatttttgcaatctacccccccaaagttccaaatttttgcaatttgaccaattttatccaaaacttctcatattgctcataatttttatttttttattttttataaaaaaaattcaactggtcatttttgcacccccaaatttgttttcgttttcataaaaaataaaaataaaaatcaggggcaatatgggaattttgggatgatattggtcaaattgaaaaaaaatgaaactttgtgggggtggattgcaaaaattgaaactttgatgttcgaattgaaaaacgctgtcaactttgggggggtaaactataattttcccaaaGGTCTCCAGCTTCATTCAAAGACAaagtagccaaaaaaaaaaactgcacctttcaactttttttttcttttttttttttgcatcacAGAAAGCCACTACATTACTGGAAAGTTACTTGGCAAGATTCTAAGTaaccttcaatatatatatatatatatttgataagtaagtaaccTTCAATATATAATGGCCTCTATCCTAAattatatgttttgatttgaattgGCACGGTTAGTAAACAAAAGGACAAAGATATAGTGATCTCCCTAAATGCATGACTTTCTAATAagaatcatatttattttttaaaaaaggtaagGCAAAAATAGGAAATTGTAAAGTAAAACATTCCACTTTTAGAAAGTGGACATGTATTTTCTGGCTTACCagaaataaaaacaagacaTTTAAATTGGAACATAAGAAGTAATAAGTTATTTACATTAAATAATCAGATTTTCATAAGCACACCATAACTGCGCAAACCATTGAATTGTTGAGCtacaatcaatgaatataaACGAGCGACTGATTTTTTGAACATTACGGATCTGctaaatttaaaatgttaacCTAAGATGATATATTATGTTGCTCTTGTATCCTCCTCATTTACTAAAGGTGATGTACCTTTTTTTTAGCGTGTTTGATATATTttactacttatcaaaaataggTATACAAGCAATAGGACCATCTTCTATAACATTGTGACCATTAAATGAAATTGACAATTCAAGAAGAGTAGATTCCACTTCCCAATTTGTCGTTTCTTCCACTTGTGTCAGCTACCAAAAGTTTCCTCCATTTCCATGTGTATGTGGAcaatgagctttagctcaaatggtacttcctctctgtgtagcaaggtggagggtgaggtcgtGTGTTCAAGTCCCACTGGGTGCATGTGTAAGGTTGGAAGTAACCTCTTGATCCAGGATAGGAAACCTAAGTGGCCTCTAATACCAAATCTGATTCAGGATCTTTTGGAATTCAGCACTGGAATTAGGTTTCTTAGTGTTATCTTGATTAAGATTTGATCTGAAGGGTTTCAAGGTTATTTAggtatgaaaaaaagaaaggatctTCTATTACCACTGAAATTAGGAATCAAGGTTGAATTTCCCGGCAGCAGGTTGTTGAAGTAAGaattgaaaagaagaagaagaaaacagccCAAGCAGTCAGACACCTAGGTTTCCTAAGCAATCAAACCTAGGAAGTAGAAGGCAATCACACCCTGAAAGCTCTGAGAAGAGCTGCTGCAATTTTATTGAACTTGATTGCTCTATAGCATATTATATAGATGTCTATATAGGCTATTTTCAGTCTTTCCTACAGTTGAGCGTCTAAGAAGCCCATTCCAGCAGATCCTGGAAATAACCAGATTGCCctgacaaaacaaaattaagaaaactcGATTGGAACTAAACCACCAACTATTTgaccaaaataaataacaaaagcaAGACATTAATGACTGAATTAGCAAATGGAGGGTGCCGATGCGGCCCCATTATCAAAATCAGACCATCCTCTTGaaatgttttgatatatataagcTTGCTCCTTTTGTAGCCTGTACGAGCTCtaattgataaatatatattgttacatCACAGAATTTTACCTTAAGACTATTCAGACACTACAGAGTAATATATGATTTCCAATCACGCCATAAACCTTTCtaattcaatcaaatatctCTAACCACTCAGGCATATTGGCTTCTCAGCCTCCTGAAATGAGTCACAGAGCAAAGTCTGCACCAAAATCTTGGCTAATACAACAAAAATTCATAAATGCTCCACACTTGTAGAGATGAATAACCGTAAGTGACCCCACACATTCCTTGATCCAAAAGTGAATACCAGTTTCAAATTGTATTCAGAATTGCAGCTATCTATCACATCACTGATCATAGATATGTATACCAATGCTATCAAAATCCTAATTAAAGCAACTAATGAATAAAACCATAACAGTATCAATGTAAATTGAGCACCACATTTATCCTCCCCGTCTAGTAATTCACATAATGTAGCAGATTCCAATAATTCACAGTATGTAGCAGATGCATCAAAAGTGGAGTGGAATGTGGGTCACAAGAAATATACAGAACCGCCAAACTAAAAAGTAATAGAATGCAGATTAAATTAAATCCCATATttcataaaacatataaaaatagtATTTGAAGTATAAAAAAACCAAGGTACCACACTGGCTCGATCATGTACGCCTAACTTCTATTTGTTCTCAATAGaagttttaacaaaaaaaaaaaaaaaaacacttacagATTCTTGAATCTCTTCTTTCACTACATAAAATGGATCTTGAGCAGAAGGCATCTCGTAACTTACGACAGAAATTTAACCTACATACATCCAGAAACAAACTTGCATTAGCAAGATTAGATCAACTATATGCATGCTGAAAAGACAGAATACACACATACATATGAATAATTTGGAATTAACCACCTTTAAAGGTTCTACACCATTAcgtaaaacaaataacaaaatgtaaaataacataaaatttcAACGAGGGAAGAATATACTGACTTTAAATCAGAGAAATTTCAAGGGTTTCTAAAACCAATTAATTTGCACTTATTCTTTCTTGACTAGCTCTGAGTACCATTGTATAGAATCTACACAGAAACCCATGAGTTaatgaagagaaagaggagctcTATAAATCAAACGAAGGGGGATCGAAATCgcctttttgagaaaattgaatTAATGAATAAAGCTTGTTCGTCAAACAAACCCAGAAGCTTGTGCTAATCAATACTAGGGACTGTTCGGTGTTGTTAAAAGCTAAGCACAAAAACCTCATTGGGCCTAGGTGCACAGCACAAAGCATtaaaatcagaaaaagaaaatcggAAACCGGTAAATCATCACCGATCCAGATCACGACCAAAAGCACTAAATTTATACAGAGatcaagaaaaattgaaaaacataaATTGGCAGTAACATTAATAAATGTAAAGGTAGCaacctgagagagagagagagagagagagagagagagagggaggcaTGT from Corylus avellana chromosome ca10, CavTom2PMs-1.0 includes:
- the LOC132163193 gene encoding pentatricopeptide repeat-containing protein At1g71210, mitochondrial, with protein sequence MPSLKHVAKSRALLSPILILISTSPTSSSLSLHPHLYYYAASFSSTSTSSNTFIRSSSDLLVSSFKDWFKQRNNAHLDQIFAILGTEVDDDWASRRAADLALSHLAPRLSEELVLEVLSYGKDVLACLKFFDWAGRQPGFHHTRATFNAILKILSKAELMSLMLDFLDNYRRQRYLHRVRFHDTLVMGYAVAGKPEVALQLFGKMRFQGLDLDSFAYHVLLNALVEERCFDAVEVILKQIQMRGFENEITHSITIKCYWKQNRLDKAEAFFRGLVSQGRDTNGHVVSVLVDAFCKNNMFEKAGKLVEEFQELGMVPMEQAYGVWIRDLAQAGRLSEALDFLRKKKSLEGYVPEVFRYNVLICRLLRENRLEEVFDLLMEMKEGEICPDKVTMNAALCFFCKAGMVDVALKVYNLRSEFALSPNRMAYNYLINTLCGNGSIDEAFSVLKNSIDQGYFPVRRTFSILADALCRQGKVDKMKDLVLVALGKNFMPSTSTYDKFISALCRARRVEDGYLIHGELNRINKVSKRNTYFNLIHSFNKSNRGDIAARLLIEMQEKGHAPTRALFRAVIRCLCDMDNPEKQFIKLLEMQLSQHEPDCRIYNFFIDGAGHAKKPELAREVFEMMRRSGIKPNLSSDILMLQSYLRSERISDALNFFTDLRQRRNIGRKLTNSMIVGLCKMNKLNIALDFMRETRDNGVVPSTESYEYLIKLLCSSGEYDTVISLIDELEKVGRQITSFIGNVLLLHSLKSRELYDTWARWRELQSDKSSRTSILGLLIGAFSGQVRVSQDIDNLEEVIEKCFPLDIYTYNMLLRRLSMREMDLACELFDRMCQRGYEPNQWTYETLVHGFFKHGRRAQAKRWVEEMFRRGFEPSERIQQFI
- the LOC132164495 gene encoding syntaxin-61-like; the protein is MPSAQDPFYVVKEEIQESIDKLQSTFHQWERISSDTGEQVHLTKELLSGCESIVWQVDELDKTISVAARDPSWYGIDEVELEKRRRWTSTARTQVGAVKRAVEAGKELNGTGTASMSGMRRELMRMPGSHQTDRSNHYAAQDNDDLISSESDRQLLLIKQQDEELDELSASVERIGGVGLTIHEELLAHEKIIDELGMEMDSTSNRLDFVQKKVAMVMKKAGVKGQIMLILFLVVLFIILFVLVFLT